A region from the Janthinobacterium agaricidamnosum genome encodes:
- a CDS encoding NAD(P)H-dependent oxidoreductase, protein MSKITPKRILILLGHPSSDSFCAALAEAYAATARSAGHTVRELRLGQLDFDQNLHEGYRQVQPLEPDLLAAQEAISWAEHLVFAYPIWWGGAPALLKGFVDRIFLPGFAFKYRPGKAFPAQLLKGRTAQLLVAMDTPPWYFRWVYHMPGIHQLRKTTLEFCGVKPVKVACFGPMIDSTGTQRARWLEQAQALARRL, encoded by the coding sequence ATGAGCAAAATTACACCGAAGCGCATTTTAATTCTCCTCGGCCACCCGTCCAGCGACAGTTTCTGCGCCGCCCTGGCCGAGGCCTACGCCGCCACGGCCCGCAGCGCAGGCCATACCGTGCGCGAACTGCGCCTGGGCCAGCTGGACTTCGACCAGAACCTGCATGAAGGCTACCGCCAGGTGCAGCCGCTGGAGCCAGACTTGCTGGCCGCGCAGGAAGCCATCAGCTGGGCCGAACACCTGGTGTTCGCCTACCCGATCTGGTGGGGCGGCGCGCCGGCCCTGCTGAAAGGTTTTGTCGACCGTATCTTCCTGCCCGGCTTTGCCTTCAAATACCGCCCGGGCAAGGCCTTTCCCGCCCAGCTGCTGAAGGGCCGCACGGCGCAGCTGCTGGTGGCGATGGACACGCCGCCCTGGTATTTCCGCTGGGTCTACCACATGCCCGGCATCCACCAGCTGCGCAAGACGACCCTGGAATTTTGCGGCGTCAAGCCCGTCAAGGTGGCCTGCTTCGGCCCCATGATCGATTCCACCGGCACGCAGCGCGCGCGCTGGCTGGAGCAGGCACAGGCGCTGGCCAGGCGTCTGTAA